The Castanea sativa cultivar Marrone di Chiusa Pesio chromosome 11, ASM4071231v1 genome contains a region encoding:
- the LOC142615315 gene encoding F-box/kelch-repeat protein At3g06240-like — MSDYLPEEVVLEILHRLPVKSLIRFRCVSKSWNSLITTPAFINSHLTRSHSLLSNSNKLIVRHCLDKPYVEHYKIIDDSNDSFDQIQNIELPLTSRRIQHFRLIGSANGLFSLFEQERYILWNPSIRKFITLPKPCITVKAHGRITCRPAFGFDPRTNDYKVVRIAFPSEKAKPPLIEAYSLKEDSWKLTSASFPPGIGFSDWCKPAASLGGVVHFAVYDNDNGSRPLVLSFDLGDEVCHFISLPNCAFSWSNVQTSVIGGSLSLLFYDDRFVANKCCAIWVMKEYGVVDSWTKLYTVDLNKEIIRVLCLRKNGNILVEVNLPSDWELSSYDPKSQHIKSLGICGRVHYFHVDNYVENLVLLDKPNDAVSKRGACRKRKCRLTSDKEICQLQEAKHLLEEILQHASVYELQLDIIHQQQTIIHQQEAILLPLQEAILHDGRALQLQEALLYELETILQQQTEKIASLISQIEIMETAESKLVLLIQRLKGQAEVETMLQQKTEKMTSLKSQLEKMDTIKSKLVSLIQQFRGQAGEMFSGVGDQSSAQAQQRSSSAGQEM, encoded by the exons ATGTCAGACTATCTCCCAGAGGAAGTGGTGCTAGAAATCCTGCACAGACTACCCGTGAAATCCCTAATTCGATTCAGGTGCGTTTCAAAATCATGGAACTCGCTAATCACAACCCCTGCTTTCATCAATTCCCATCTCACTCGATCACATTCACTTCTCTCCAATTCCAACAAATTAATTGTTAGGCACTGCCTCGATAAACCCTACGTAGAGCACTACAAAATAATTGACGATAGCAATGACTCGTTTGATCAAATTCAAAACATCGAGTTACCGCTCACGAGTCGCCGTATCCAACATTTTAGGTTAATTGGTTCCGCGAATGGATTGTTCAGTCTTTTCGAACAAGAGCGCTATATTCTTTGGAATCCCTCTATTAGAAAATTTATCACCCTTCCAAAACCTTGCATTACCGTCAAGGCGCACGGCCGCATTACGTGTCGTCCGGCATTCGGGTTTGATCCGCGGACTAATGATTATAAGGTGGTGAGAATTGCATTTCCATCTGAAAAGGCCAAACCACCTCTAATTGAGGCTTACTCTCTTAAAGAGGACTCTTGGAAATTAACTAGTGCCTCTTTTCCGCCGGGTATTGGTTTTTCTGATTGGTGTAAACCCGCAGCTTCTTTAGGTGGGGTTGTCCATTTTGCGGTATATGATAACGACAATGGCAGTCGTCCGTTAGTTTTGTCGTTTGATTTGGGTGATGAGGTTTGTCATTTTATATCATTGCCAAATTGTGCATTCAGTTGGAGTAATGTTCAAACCTCGGTAATTGGGGGATCGCTTTCTCTGTTATTTTATGATGATAGGTTTGTAGCCAACAAATGTTGTGCCATTTGGGTGATGAAAGAGTATGGCGTTGTTGATTCTTGGACTAAATTGTACACCGTTGATCTCAACAAAGAAATTATAAGGGTATTATGTCTCCGGAAGAATGGCAATATATTAGTGGAGGTAAATCTACCAAGTGATTGGGAGCTCTCTTCATATGATCCTAAGAGCCAACATATTAAGAGTTTGGGGATTTGTGGGAGGGTGCACTATTTTCATGTTGATAATTATGTGGAGAACCTTGTCTTACTCGACAAACCGAATGATGCAGTTTCCAAAAGGGGAGCGTGCAGGAAGAGGAAATGCAG GTTGACTTCAGACAAAGAGATATGCCAACTACAAGAGGCAAAACACCTGCTAGAAGAGATACTACAACATGCAAGTGTATACGAGCTACAACTGGACATAATACATCAACAACAGACAATAATACATCAACAAGAGGCAATACTATTGCCTCTACAAGAGGCAATACTACACGACGGGAGAGCACTCCAGCTACAAGAGGCATTGCTATATGAACTGGAGACAATACTACAGCAGCAGACAGAGAAAATAGCCTCTTTGATATCACAAATTGAGATAATGGAGACTGCAGAATCAAAATTGGTCTTGTTAATTCAACGATTAAAGGGCCAG GCTGAAGTAGAGACAATGCTACAACAGAAGACAGAGAAAATGACCTCTTTAAAATCACAATTGGAGAAAATGGacactataaaatcaaaattggtaTCTTTGATTCAACAATTTAGGGGTCAG GCTGGAGAGATGTTTAGTGGCGTTGGAGATCAAAGTTCAGCACAAGCTCAACAAAGATCCTCTTCTGCAGGGCAGGAAATGTGA
- the LOC142614869 gene encoding F-box/kelch-repeat protein At3g23880-like, translated as MSDYLPEEVALEILHRLPVKSLIRFRCVSKSWNSLITSSVFINSHLTRSLSLPSNSNKLIVGHCVDNPLVEHYKLIDDNNDSFDQIQNIELPLMSRRIQYFLLIGSVNGLFSLYDEQERYILWNPSIRKFITLPKPCITFDAHGSYIGCCRQAFGFDPRTNDYKVVRIAFPSRINMSEEAKPPLIEVYSLNEGCWRITSASFPPGIAFTDWRQPATSLNGAVHFAAGYEYKPGGPCEPLVLSFDLRDEVFHVISLPNGTFKWTKSVHTSVIGGSLSLLFYCSEHAYNRCCAIWVMKEYGVVDSWTKQFTVDLNGGEIKRVLGLQKNGNILVQTKVEGLYLCELSSYDPKSKQVKNLGICGRSYHFHVDNYMENLGLLDKPNDTVS; from the coding sequence ATGTCAGACTATCTTCCGGAGGAAGTGGCGCTCGAAATTCTTCACAGACTTCCCGTCAAATCCCTAATTCGATTCAGGTGCGTTTCAAAATCATGGAACTCTCTAATTACAAGCTCTGTCTTCATCAATTCCCATCTCACTCGATCACTTTCACTTCCTTCCAACTCCAACAAATTAATTGTTGGGCACTGCGTTGATAATCCTCTTGTAGAGCACTACAAATTAATTGACGATAACAATGACTCATTTGATCAAATTCAAAACATTGAGCTCCCACTCATGAGTCGCCGTatccaatattttttgttaattggtTCCGTGAATGGCTTGTTCAGCCTATATGATGAACAAGAGCGCTATATTCTTTGGAATCCCTCTATTAGAAAATTTATTACCCTTCCAAAGCCTTGCATTACTTTTGATGCACATGGCTCATACATTGGGTGTTGTCGCCAAGCATTCGGGTTTGATCCGCGAACTAATGATTATAAGGTAGTGAGGATTGCATTTCCAAGTCGAATTAATATGTCTGAAGAGGCCAAACCACCACTAATTGAGGTTTACTCTCTTAATGAGGGGTGTTGGAGAATTACTAGTGCCTCTTTTCCTCCGGGTATTGCTTTTACTGATTGGCGTCAGCCAGCAACTTCTTTAAATGGGGCAGTCCATTTTGCGGCGGGATATGAGTACAAGCCCGGTGGTCCTTGTGAACCATTGGTTTTGTCATTTGATTTGCGTGATGAGGTTTTTCATGTGATATCATTGCCAAATGGTACATTCAAATGGACTAAAAGTGTTCATACCTCAGTAATTGGGGGATCGCTTTCTCtgttattttattgtagtgagcaTGCATACAACAGGTGTTGTGCCATTTGGGTGATGAAAGAGTATGGTGTTGTTGATTCTTGGACTAAACAGTTCACTGTTGATCTCAACGGAGGAGAAATTAAAAGGGTATTAGGTCTTCAAAAGAATGGTAATATATTAGTGCAGACAAAAGTAGAAGGACTATATCTTTGTGAGCTCTCTTCATATGACCCTAAGAGCAAACAAGTTAAGAATTTGGGGATTTGTGGGAGGTCATACCATTTTCATGTTGATAATTATATGGAGAACCTTGGCTTACTTGACAAACCAAATGACACAGTTTCCTAA
- the LOC142617523 gene encoding uncharacterized protein LOC142617523 isoform X2 has protein sequence MQNFVAARCQHFFCHHFSEVTEYSFTADMETEIIGHDSARTVTLLIVSIFIRWRKCWRKNLGISCLILSLIKVGPVPDKECGLYYP, from the exons ATGCAGAATTTCGTGGCCGCACG GTGTCAGCATTTCTTTTGTCACCATTTTTCTGAGGTCACAGAATACAGTTTCACTGCTGATATGGAGACTGAg ATTATTGGACATGATTCAGCTCGTACTGTGACCTTGCTAATAGTGTCCATATTCATCAG GTGGAGAAAATGTTGGAGAAAAAATTTGGGGATTTCTTGTTTGATTCTCTCCCTGATAAAAGTAGGACCGGTCCCAG ATAAAGAATGTGGACTCTATTACCCTTGA
- the LOC142617523 gene encoding uncharacterized protein LOC142617523 isoform X3 yields the protein MQNFVAARCQHFFCHHFSEVTEYSFTADMETEIIGHDSARTVTLLIVSIFIRWRKCWRKNLGISCLILSLIKVGPVPG from the exons ATGCAGAATTTCGTGGCCGCACG GTGTCAGCATTTCTTTTGTCACCATTTTTCTGAGGTCACAGAATACAGTTTCACTGCTGATATGGAGACTGAg ATTATTGGACATGATTCAGCTCGTACTGTGACCTTGCTAATAGTGTCCATATTCATCAG GTGGAGAAAATGTTGGAGAAAAAATTTGGGGATTTCTTGTTTGATTCTCTCCCTGATAAAAGTAGGACCGGTCCCAG gttaa
- the LOC142617523 gene encoding anaphase-promoting complex subunit 1-like isoform X1, which produces MSYSKINSKDRLTSSCKQIVYESLKLDILRKRDLELLAVLLCNIANFLGEESYLDHYVRDFPGLSKKLGMDMTSCSRKIPPSLFRWLENCLQHGSSVANIDNLPSLICKDGSPVVSWA; this is translated from the exons ATGAGTTACAGTAAAATTAATTCCAAGGATAGACTTACAAGCTCTTGCAAGCAAATTG TTTATGAGAGTCTTAAACTGGATATTCTTCGCAAAAG GGACTTGGAGCTTTTGGCGGTTCTATTGTGTAATATTGCCAATTTCCTGGGTGAGGAAAGCTATTTAGATCATTATGTTCGTGATTTTCCTGGTCTCTCTAAGAAATTGGGAATGGACATGACTTCTTGCTCCCGGAAAATTCCTCCCAGTTTATTCCGATGGCTTGAAAACTGTTTGCAACATGGAAGTAGTGTTGCTAATATTGATAATCTACCATCTTTAATTTGTAAAGATGGGAGTCCTGTTGTAAGTTGGGCCTGA
- the LOC142617524 gene encoding anaphase-promoting complex subunit 1-like, with product MSRTWIIYNKPEEPSAVHAGLLLALGLHGYLRVLNLTDIYQYYQQGEIGRRSGGDNVLEREGYAVSAGFSLGLVALGRGGDTLGCIDSMVDRLFHYIGGKEARNERSFLTLLTEEQNRGTAQMMDGTSVNVDVTAPGVKLLLL from the exons ATGTCTAGAACTTGGATAATATATAACAAACCTGAGGAACCAAGTGCTGTTCATGCTGGGCTTCTTCTTGCATTAGGATTACATGGATATCTGCGTGTATTGAATCTTACTGACATATACCAGTATTATCAGCAG GGTGAAATTGGTCGAAGAAGTGGCGGTGATAACGTACTTGAAAGGGAGGGTTATGCAGTTTCGGCAGGATTTTCATTGGGTCTTGTTGCTTTGG GTCGGGGTGGAGACACACTTGGTTGCATAGACTCAATGGTTGATCGATTGTTCCATTATATTGGTGGCAAAGAAGCTCGTAAT GAACGATCTTTCTTGACCCTATTAACAGAGGAACAAAATCGTGGAACTGCTCAG ATGATGGATGGAACATCAGTAAATGTTGATGTTACTGCACCAGGAGTAAAATTGCTCttgctttaa